The following are encoded in a window of Bordetella genomosp. 10 genomic DNA:
- a CDS encoding phosphoribosyl-ATP diphosphatase: MNSPATSDILARVADTLESRRPERGGDPASSYVAKLLARGPDAFLKKIGEEATELVMAAKDGVPERIVSETADLWFHCLVALTHYNLRPEDVLAELARREGLSGLAEKASRPAS, translated from the coding sequence ATGAATTCGCCCGCTACCTCCGACATATTGGCCCGCGTCGCCGATACGCTGGAAAGCCGCCGCCCCGAGCGCGGCGGCGATCCGGCCTCGTCCTACGTGGCCAAGCTGCTCGCGCGCGGTCCGGACGCCTTCCTCAAGAAGATCGGCGAGGAAGCGACCGAGCTGGTCATGGCGGCCAAGGACGGGGTGCCGGAACGCATCGTCAGCGAAACCGCCGACCTCTGGTTCCATTGCCTGGTCGCCCTGACTCATTACAATCTGCGGCCCGAAGACGTGCTGGCCGAACTGGCCCGCCGCGAGGGCTTGTCCGGCCTGGCCGAAAAGGCCAGCCGGCCGGCGTCCTGA
- a CDS encoding helix-turn-helix domain-containing protein → MNIADRLSSLMRWRGIRSQRHLARLSGVPQTSIHRILADRPGYAPSHATVGKLAHALSVSPEWLNGDGPGARRRAPAIDRPPPAPRASRGGDDEAEMKRLMATLTAAERRKIVAVVRLVAQGRLPPTWTAGAERRS, encoded by the coding sequence ATGAACATCGCTGACCGCCTTTCCTCGTTGATGCGCTGGCGCGGCATACGCAGCCAGCGGCACCTGGCCCGCCTGTCCGGTGTCCCGCAAACCTCCATTCATCGCATCCTCGCCGACCGGCCCGGCTACGCGCCGTCGCACGCCACGGTGGGCAAGCTGGCGCATGCCCTGTCGGTCAGCCCGGAGTGGCTGAACGGCGACGGGCCTGGCGCACGGCGGCGCGCGCCCGCCATCGACCGGCCGCCGCCCGCGCCGCGGGCCTCGCGCGGCGGGGACGACGAAGCGGAAATGAAGCGCCTGATGGCCACGCTGACCGCGGCCGAGCGGCGCAAGATCGTCGCGGTGGTGCGCCTGGTCGCCCAGGGACGGCTGCCGCCTACCTGGACCGCAGGGGCCGAACGCCGATCTTGA
- the tatA gene encoding Sec-independent protein translocase subunit TatA yields MGSLSIWHWLIVLVVVAMIFGTKKLRNIGGDLGGAVKGFKEGMKEASSDRTEAEPPAQQRVAGDTIDVQAKEKTHS; encoded by the coding sequence ATGGGCAGTCTCAGCATTTGGCATTGGTTGATCGTCCTCGTCGTCGTGGCGATGATTTTTGGCACTAAGAAGCTGCGCAACATCGGCGGCGACCTGGGTGGCGCCGTCAAGGGTTTCAAGGAAGGCATGAAGGAAGCCAGCAGCGACCGCACGGAGGCCGAGCCCCCGGCGCAGCAGCGCGTCGCCGGCGACACCATCGACGTCCAGGCCAAGGAAAAAACCCACTCCTGA
- the hisI gene encoding phosphoribosyl-AMP cyclohydrolase translates to MDNSPAWLADVEFDENGLIPAIAQDAANGQILMVAWMNRESLAETAATGRAVYWSRSRQRLWRKGEESGHAQLVRELRLDCDGDVVLLKVEQQGGIACHTGRASCFFRRLDGQGADAAWTTVDPVLKDPELIYK, encoded by the coding sequence ATGGATAACTCTCCCGCCTGGTTGGCCGACGTCGAATTCGACGAGAACGGCCTGATACCCGCCATCGCACAGGACGCCGCCAACGGCCAGATCCTGATGGTGGCCTGGATGAACCGCGAGTCGCTGGCCGAAACCGCCGCGACCGGCCGCGCCGTGTATTGGTCGCGCTCGCGCCAGCGCCTGTGGCGCAAGGGCGAGGAATCCGGCCATGCCCAACTGGTCCGCGAACTGCGCCTGGATTGCGACGGCGACGTGGTGCTGCTCAAGGTAGAGCAGCAGGGCGGCATCGCCTGCCACACCGGCCGCGCCAGTTGCTTTTTCCGCCGCCTGGACGGCCAGGGCGCGGACGCGGCCTGGACCACCGTGGATCCCGTCCTGAAGGATCCGGAGCTGATTTACAAATGA
- the tatB gene encoding Sec-independent protein translocase protein TatB, producing the protein MGELVVIGVIALIVIGPERLPKVARTVGHLLGRAQRYVNDVKSDIRREIELDELRKFKSEMEDAAQTVHTSLRDTTESLRAPAEALRQELDDAAKAASGALSLSTPVVDENGLPAHPETAPAEAGAGPTAEATVAAAAETPSLTIPAESVAAPAPAASEAAAAAEAVLHGVPAPSVPAPAKPAAPTQPPTGTPT; encoded by the coding sequence ATGGGGGAACTGGTGGTGATCGGCGTCATTGCGCTGATCGTCATCGGTCCCGAACGCCTGCCCAAGGTCGCCCGCACGGTCGGCCACCTGCTGGGCCGCGCGCAGCGCTACGTCAACGACGTCAAGAGCGACATCCGTCGCGAGATCGAACTCGACGAGCTGCGCAAGTTCAAGAGCGAGATGGAGGACGCGGCGCAAACCGTGCACACCTCGCTGCGCGACACCACCGAATCGCTGCGCGCGCCGGCCGAGGCTTTGCGCCAGGAACTGGACGACGCCGCCAAGGCCGCCAGCGGCGCGCTGTCGCTGTCGACGCCCGTGGTGGACGAAAACGGGCTGCCGGCGCATCCCGAGACCGCCCCGGCCGAAGCCGGCGCCGGTCCCACCGCCGAAGCCACCGTCGCCGCCGCGGCGGAAACGCCCAGCCTGACGATACCCGCGGAATCGGTTGCGGCGCCCGCGCCGGCCGCCTCGGAAGCCGCTGCCGCCGCCGAGGCGGTGCTGCATGGCGTGCCCGCGCCCTCGGTCCCCGCGCCCGCCAAGCCGGCGGCGCCCACTCAACCGCCTACCGGTACGCCCACGTGA
- a CDS encoding histidine triad nucleotide-binding protein, with protein sequence MSENCIFCKIGRGEIPARKVYEDDDFVAFHDINPAAPVHLLLIPRRHIASMQEVAPEDAGWLGRMMAMVPQLAAENGCNPGPQGGFRIVVNSGAEGGQEVPHLHFHIIGGSRPWAGRAAPNA encoded by the coding sequence ATGAGCGAAAACTGTATCTTCTGCAAGATCGGCCGTGGCGAGATTCCGGCCAGGAAGGTCTACGAAGACGACGACTTCGTCGCCTTCCATGACATCAATCCCGCCGCGCCCGTGCATCTTCTGCTCATCCCGCGCCGCCACATCGCGTCCATGCAGGAGGTCGCCCCCGAGGATGCGGGCTGGTTGGGTAGAATGATGGCCATGGTGCCCCAATTGGCGGCCGAAAACGGCTGCAATCCGGGGCCGCAAGGCGGTTTCCGCATCGTCGTCAATTCCGGCGCCGAGGGCGGACAGGAAGTCCCGCACCTGCATTTCCACATTATTGGCGGTTCGCGGCCCTGGGCGGGCCGCGCAGCCCCGAACGCTTGA
- the tatC gene encoding twin-arginine translocase subunit TatC, with protein MSHLIELRARLIRAVLAVLVVFVVLFLYPGTAKIYDLLARPMLASLPEGTHMIAIGVITPFMVPLKVTMMAAFVIALPVVLWQAWAFVAPGLYKHEKRLALPLIVSTTVLFLAGMAFCYFVVFHTIFRFIAHIAPNSITTAPDIEAYLGFVMTMFLAFGITFEVPVIVVLLVRFGVVEVKKLSSARGYVVVGAFVIAAVVTPPDVVSQFLLAVPLCLLFELGLICARMVQPNKRGESGGENALVEKD; from the coding sequence ATGTCCCACCTGATCGAGCTGCGCGCGCGCCTGATACGCGCGGTGCTCGCGGTGCTGGTGGTCTTCGTCGTGCTGTTCCTGTACCCGGGCACCGCGAAGATCTACGACCTGCTGGCGCGCCCGATGCTGGCGTCGCTGCCGGAAGGCACGCACATGATCGCCATCGGCGTGATCACCCCCTTCATGGTGCCGCTGAAGGTCACCATGATGGCGGCCTTCGTCATCGCCCTGCCGGTCGTGCTGTGGCAGGCCTGGGCCTTCGTCGCCCCCGGCCTGTACAAGCACGAAAAGCGCCTGGCGCTGCCGCTGATCGTCTCGACCACCGTGCTGTTCCTGGCCGGCATGGCGTTCTGCTATTTCGTCGTCTTCCACACCATCTTCCGCTTCATCGCCCACATCGCGCCGAATTCGATCACCACGGCGCCGGACATCGAGGCCTACCTGGGCTTCGTGATGACCATGTTCCTGGCCTTCGGCATCACCTTCGAAGTCCCGGTGATCGTCGTGCTGCTGGTGCGCTTCGGCGTGGTCGAGGTCAAGAAGCTCAGCAGCGCGCGCGGCTACGTCGTGGTGGGCGCCTTCGTCATCGCCGCGGTGGTGACGCCGCCCGACGTCGTCAGCCAGTTCCTGCTGGCGGTGCCGTTATGCCTGCTGTTCGAACTCGGCCTGATCTGCGCGCGCATGGTGCAGCCCAACAAGCGTGGCGAGTCCGGCGGGGAGAACGCGCTGGTGGAAAAGGACTAG